From Lolium perenne isolate Kyuss_39 chromosome 5, Kyuss_2.0, whole genome shotgun sequence, a single genomic window includes:
- the LOC127299647 gene encoding amino acid permease 3, whose translation MAVGNGGGKKVVAPMEVSVEAGNGRDAEWLDDDGRPRRSGTFWTASAHIITAVIGSGVLSLAWAIAQLGWVAGPAVMLLFAAVIYYTSTLLAECYRTGDPATGKRNYTYMDAVRSNLGGGRVVFCGVIQYANLVGVAIGYTIASSISMRAIRRADCFHDNGHADPCKSSSNPYMILFGLVQIVFSQIPDFDQIWWLSIVAAVMSFTYSGIGLSLGISQTISNGAIKGSLTGISVGVGITSMQKVWRSLQAFGDIAFAYSFSNILIEIQDTIRAPPPSEAKVMKNATRLSVSTTTIFYMLCGCMGYAAFGDEAPDNLLTGFGFYEPFWLLDIANVAIVVHLVGAYQVFCQPIFAFVERWAKSRWPDSAFIGREFRVGPFALSAFRLTWRSVFVCFTTVFAMLLPFFGNVVGLLGAVSFWPLTVYFPVEMYIRQRAVPRGSTQWLCLKMLSAGCLIVSIAAAAGSIANVIEALKVYKPFSG comes from the exons ATGGCGGTAGGCAACggcggcgggaagaaagtggtggCGCCGATGGAGGTGTCGGTGGAGGCCGGGAACGGCCGGGACGCGGAGTGGCTGGACGACGACGGGCGCCCGCGCCGCTCCGGCACGTTCTGGACGGCCAGCGCgcacatcatcaccgccgtcatcggcTCCGGCGTGCTGTCCCTGGCCTGGGCCATCGCGCAGCTCGGCTGGGTGGCCGGCCCGGCCGTCATGCTCCTCTTCGCCGCCGTCATATACTACACCTCCACGCTGCTCGCCGAGTGCTACCGCACCGGGGACCCCGCCACGGGGAAGCGGAATTACACCTACATGGACGCCGTGCGCTCCAACCTCGGCGGGGGCAGGGTCGTCTTCTGCGGGGTCATCCAGTACGCCAACCTCGTCGGCGTCGCCATAGGCTACACCATCGCGTCTTCCATCAGCATGCGGGCCATCAGGCGGGCCGACTGCTTCCACGACAACGGGCACGCCGACCCGTGCAAGAGCTCCAGCAACCCCTACATGATCCTCTTCGGCCTTGTGCAGATCGTCTTCTCGCAGATCCCAGACTTTGATCAGATATGGTGGCTCTCAATCGTCGCTGCTGTCATGTCCTTCACCTACTCCGGCATTGGGCTCTCACTCGGCATCTCCCAGACCATAT CCAACGGTGCGATCAAGGGCAGCCTCACCGGCATCAGCGTCGGCGTTGGCATCACCTCCATGCAGAAGGTGTGGCGCAGCCTGCAGGCCTTTGGCGACATCGCCTTCGCCTACTCCTTCTCCAACATCCTCATCGAGATCCAG GACACGATCagggcgccgccgccgtcggaggCGAAGGTGATGAAGAACGCGACGCGGCTCAGCGTCTCCACGACGACCATCTTCTACATGCTGTGCGGGTGCATGGGGTACGCGGCGTTCGGCGACGAGGCGCCCGACAACCTCCTCACGGGGTTCGGCTTCTACGAGCCCTTCTGGCTGCTGGACATCGCCAACGTCGCCATCGTCGTGCACCTCGTCGGCGCATACCAGGTCTTCTGCCAGCCCATCTTCGCCTTCGTCGAGCGCTGGGCAAAGTCCCGCTGGCCCGACAGCGCCTTCATCGGCCGCGAGTTCCGCGTCGGGCCCTTCGCGCTCAGCGCCTTCCGGCTCACCTGGCGCTCCGTCTTCGTCTGCTTCACCACCGTCTTCGCCATGCTCCTCCCCTTCTTCGGCAACGTCGTGGGCCTCCTCGGCGCCGTCTCCTTCTGGCCGCTCACAGTCTACTTCCCCGTCGAGATGTACATCAGGCAGCGCGCCGTGCCACGCGGGAGCACCCAGTGGCTCTGCCTCAAGATGCTCAGCGCCGGCTGCCTCATCGTGTCCATTGCGGCGGCCGCTGGCTCCATTGCCAACGTCATCGAGGCTCTCAAGGTGTACAAGCCCTTCAGCGGCTGA
- the LOC127299649 gene encoding small ribosomal subunit protein uS7, protein MAVVEMPTQDVKLFNRWSFDGVQVADISLNDYVAVNPTKNATYLPHTAGRYSAKRFRKAQCPIVERLTNSLMMHGRNNGKKLMAVRIVQHTMEIIHLLTDANPIQIIIDAIINSGPREDATRIGSAGAVRRQAVDISPLRRVNQAIYLLTTGARESAFRNIKTIAECLADELINAAKGSSNSYAIKKKDEIERVAKANR, encoded by the exons ATGGCGGTTGTCGAGATGCCGACGCAGGATGTGAAGCTCTTCAACCGATGGTCCTTCGATGGCGTCCAG GTCGCTGACATCTCTCTGAATGATTACGTTGCCGTCAATCCTACAAAGAATGCCACATACCTCCCCCACACTGCTGGAAGGTATTCGGCCAAGAGGTTCCGCAAGGCGCAGTGCCCAATCGTTGAGAGGCTGACCAACTCTCTGATGATGCATGGACGCAACAATGGCAAGAAGCTCATGGCAGTTCGCATCGTGCAGCACACTATGGAGATTATTCATCTCTTGACTGATGCTAACCCTATCCAAATTATCATTGATGCCATCATAAACAG TGGACCAAGAGAAGATGCAACTCGCATTGGATCTGCTGGTGCTGTCAGAAGGCAGGCTGTTGATATTTCTCCCCTGAGGCGTGTGAACCAAGCAATCTACCTTCTTACTACTGGTGCTAGGGAGAGTGCTTTCAGAAATATCAAAACCATTGCAGAATGCCTTGCAGATGAGCTTATTAACGCAGCTAAAGGTTCTTCCAACAG CTATGCAatcaagaagaaagatgagattgAGCGTGTCGCGAAGGCCAACCGTTAA